The Verrucomicrobiota bacterium genome window below encodes:
- a CDS encoding site-specific DNA-methyltransferase — protein MRLPIHRWFRYSAGFSAEWVKWLLAERKGQELRVLDPFVGSGTTCLACDEMGVESYGLEAHPFVHRVARAKLAYTADPERFLAKADRVFRFARTAQAANDYPELIQKCFGPETLDFLDRFRQAVEKEQDGTREAELLWMALVSALRVTSEAGTAPWQYVLPGRRKTAPPSPETALHNAVLTIASDIRFMARRAKPLAKLHADDARTCGTVPGGWATLVITSPPYANNYDYADATRLEMAFMGEIRGWGDLQEAVRRHLIRACSQHVPPNSVNLDNVLASPELAPIRDEIVPVCGELSAVRLERGGKKTYNNMIACYFLDLAQVWRALRRVCASPCEVCFVIGDSAPYGVYVPVIDWLGKLAQAAGFESWTFRKLRDRNTKWKNRKHRVPLCEGHLWLRG, from the coding sequence TTGCGGCTTCCGATTCACCGTTGGTTTCGCTACAGTGCGGGCTTTTCGGCGGAGTGGGTGAAGTGGTTGCTGGCCGAACGAAAGGGCCAAGAACTGCGGGTGCTCGACCCGTTCGTCGGTTCGGGCACGACGTGTCTCGCATGTGACGAGATGGGCGTCGAATCTTACGGGTTGGAGGCGCATCCATTTGTTCATCGCGTCGCCAGGGCCAAACTTGCTTACACCGCCGACCCGGAGCGGTTTCTAGCCAAGGCGGATCGCGTGTTTCGGTTCGCCAGAACGGCGCAGGCTGCAAACGATTACCCGGAACTCATCCAAAAATGTTTCGGTCCTGAGACGCTCGATTTTCTGGATCGCTTCCGTCAGGCCGTTGAAAAGGAACAGGATGGCACGCGCGAAGCGGAGTTGCTTTGGATGGCTTTAGTGTCAGCCTTGCGCGTCACGTCCGAAGCGGGTACGGCGCCGTGGCAATACGTGTTGCCGGGCCGACGCAAGACGGCGCCTCCGTCTCCTGAAACCGCGCTGCACAACGCAGTCCTGACGATTGCGAGTGACATCCGTTTTATGGCGCGTCGGGCCAAGCCGTTGGCGAAATTGCATGCGGACGACGCGCGAACGTGCGGGACTGTTCCGGGTGGCTGGGCCACGCTCGTCATTACGTCACCGCCTTACGCGAACAACTACGATTACGCCGACGCGACGCGGCTAGAGATGGCGTTCATGGGCGAGATTCGTGGGTGGGGCGATCTACAGGAGGCGGTGAGAAGACATCTGATCCGCGCCTGCTCGCAGCACGTACCGCCGAACTCAGTGAATCTGGACAACGTGCTGGCGTCGCCGGAACTTGCACCCATCCGTGATGAGATTGTGCCGGTCTGCGGCGAGCTCTCGGCGGTACGGCTGGAGCGGGGCGGCAAGAAGACCTACAACAACATGATCGCCTGCTACTTCCTCGACTTGGCCCAGGTGTGGCGGGCGCTGCGCCGCGTGTGCGCATCACCGTGTGAGGTTTGCTTCGTGATTGGCGATTCTGCGCCTTATGGCGTTTACGTGCCGGTCATCGATTGGCTCGGCAAGCTCGCGCAGGCTGCGGGATTTGAGTCGTGGACCTTCCGGAAACTCCGAGACCGAAATACCAAGTGGAAGAATCGCAAACATCGCGTGCCGCTGTGCGAAGGTCATCTGTGGCTTCGCGGTTGA
- a CDS encoding DNA methylase, producing the protein MAESYAHRWGQIIGDVFEQFVRHMLRSIADKHGLYLDFKKPRRARAKQGGRDLSKVMWRDSYGNRHDLDYVLERGGTEDELGVPVAFIESAWRRYTKHSKNKVQEIEAAVLPIALTFARSQPFCGAVPSGEFTRNALAQLESKGFSVLHIPYESIIEAFQQIGIDASSVDRVTSEEEFQRKIAQWEELPQSESIDKFLKSLYRLHAAGVAGFQSQLEASLLRGVVSVRLAVLRGQTVECSDIKSAISYLIEEEKAYRLGEEAEQREMFEILVRFNNGAKIEATFPTRQEAIAFLRTFEKA; encoded by the coding sequence ATGGCTGAATCCTACGCTCATCGGTGGGGACAAATCATCGGTGACGTCTTCGAGCAGTTTGTTCGCCACATGCTCAGGAGCATCGCGGATAAGCACGGACTATATCTCGACTTCAAGAAGCCGCGGCGCGCGAGGGCGAAGCAAGGCGGCAGAGACTTGTCAAAAGTGATGTGGCGGGATTCTTACGGCAATCGTCACGACTTGGACTACGTGCTTGAGCGAGGCGGGACAGAAGATGAGCTCGGTGTTCCCGTTGCATTCATCGAATCCGCGTGGCGCAGATACACCAAGCATTCCAAGAACAAGGTCCAGGAAATAGAAGCCGCAGTCTTGCCGATCGCGCTGACCTTCGCACGTAGTCAGCCGTTCTGCGGCGCGGTGCCCTCGGGCGAGTTCACGCGCAATGCGCTGGCGCAGCTTGAATCGAAAGGTTTCTCCGTCCTTCACATCCCGTACGAATCCATCATCGAGGCGTTCCAGCAGATTGGAATTGACGCTTCATCCGTGGACCGCGTGACGAGTGAGGAGGAATTTCAGCGGAAGATCGCGCAATGGGAGGAACTGCCGCAGTCAGAGTCAATAGACAAGTTTTTGAAGTCGCTTTACCGGCTGCACGCCGCTGGCGTGGCGGGGTTTCAATCGCAGCTGGAAGCATCACTGCTTCGCGGTGTCGTCTCGGTGCGTTTAGCTGTTCTACGAGGTCAGACTGTCGAGTGCTCCGACATCAAGAGCGCCATTTCTTACCTGATCGAAGAAGAGAAGGCCTACCGGTTGGGAGAAGAAGCCGAACAGCGCGAGATGTTTGAGATTCTCGTTCGTTTCAACAATGGGGCGAAGATCGAAGCCACATTCCCCACGCGACAGGAAGCTATTGCCTTCCTCAGAACTTTTGAGAAGGCATGA